In the Hordeum vulgare subsp. vulgare chromosome 7H, MorexV3_pseudomolecules_assembly, whole genome shotgun sequence genome, one interval contains:
- the LOC123407391 gene encoding BAG family molecular chaperone regulator 7, translated as MRRAWCVCVPCESRTEQSFLAARHHVSELIMCVRSIAFFPTHTHTHTHRSDPSPPPPAQLTLTSLPSGQRPTATVVLRRPPPAAMGSSHRHLMRLLDDPFFPFPPPPPTSSSCPFLPPPLSSPFAFPHDDLLDLYLPADPFFLPTPPPPHFPAPTPHAFLLHDLTDRVAALELAARAAAPQPARRKYTYAAASPGGRKVKWTAEEKPRGGGRSLKWEAELASPNDDGFDRKWKWEAKSKPGAGGKTKTKWGTEIKGKGSLEPWSHAYTWEEDFSASDDDEDADYPEERRRPEQKKEPKKIKAAAKEEKKPARKSVHIEEIPEDNTAGCDAIRKAFAMGNGKGKAKELSPQDAALLIQMNYRAHLAHRSQVLRCLRDLAVAKAKLKELRSLFYNLSYRRRLSHDHEERQRFSEKIIVLLLTVDALEGPDFMVRTAKKSMLEELEGMLEIVDPQPPGKQRSFSRRKFDLPEGGAIPNEKTAGVNNAVRVINTGKGKQ; from the exons ATGCGGCGGGCGTGGTGCGTCTGTGTCCCATGTGAATCAAGGACGGAGCAAAGCTTTCTTGCCGCCCGGCATCATGTCAGCGAGTTAATCATGTGCGTGCGATCCATCGCTTTCTTCCCCACCCACACCCACACCCACACCCACAGATCagatccctctcctcctccccctgcccaGCTGACACTGACCAGTCTTCCATCCGGACAGCGTCCCACTGCCACCGtcgtcctccgccgcccgccgcccgccgccATGGGCTCCTCCCACCGCCACCTCATGCGCCTGCTCGACGACCCCTTCTTCCCCTTCCCCCCACCGccgcccacctcctcctcctgcccCTTCCTCCCACCTCCACTCTCATCCCCCTTCGCCTTCCCCCACGACGACCTCCTCGACCTCTACCTCCCCgccgaccccttcttcctcccaaccccacccccaccccacttCCCCGCCCCCACCCCGCACGCCTTCCTCCTCCACGACCTCACCGACCGCGTCGCCGCGCTCGAGCTCGCGGCCCGCGCCGCGGCCCCGCAGCCGGCCCGCCGCAAGTACACctacgccgccgcctccccgggtGGCCGCAAGGTGAAGTGGACGGCCGAGGAGAAGCCCCGCGGCGGGGGCCGGTCCCTCAAGTGGGAGGCGGAGCTCGCCTCCCCCAACGACGACGGATTCGACCGCAAGTGGAAGTGGGAGGCCAAGTCCAAGCCCGGCGCCGGAGGCAAGACCAAGACCAAGTGGGGCACCGAGATCAAGGGCAAGGGCTCGCTCGAGCCGTGGTCCCACGCCTACACCTGGGAGGAGGACTTCAGCGCCtccgacgatgacgaggatgccGACTACCCGGAGGAGCGCCGCAGGCCGGAGCAGAAGAAGGAGCCCAAGAAGATCAAGGCCGCcgccaaggaggagaagaagccggCCAGGAAGTCCGTCCACATCGAGGAGATCCCCGAGGACAACACCGCCGGCTGCGACGCCATCCGCAAG GCGTTTGCCATGGGGAACGGCAAGGGGAAGGCCAAGGAGCTGTCGCCGCAGGACGCCGCGCTGCTCATCCAGATGAACTACAGGGCGCACCTCGCCCACCGTTCCCAGGTGCTCCGCTGCCTGCGTGATCTCGCCGTGGCCAAGGCCAAGCTCAAGGAGCTCAGGTCCCTGTTCTACAACCTCTCCTACAGGCGCCGCCTCTCGCATGACCACGAGGAGCGCCAGAGGTTCTCTGAGAAGATCATTGTCCTGCTCCTCACCGTCGATGCGCTCGAG GGACCTGACTTCATGGTGAGGACAGCGAAGAAATCTATGCTGGAGGAACTCGAGGGCATGCTCGAGATCGTGGACCCGCAGCCACCAGGGAAGCAGAGGtcgttcagccgccgcaagtttgaTCTTCCAGAGGGCGGGGCGATCCCGAATGAGAAAACTGCAGGCGTGAACAATGCTGTCAGAGTCATCAACACTGGCAAGGGCAAGCAGTAG
- the LOC123411807 gene encoding outer dense fiber protein 2-like, with the protein MADIVDALVLKLQSKICYHKDANIEYLEIKTMVDKLVEANKKLKDKKVDFNGVIDMVIEEKEKLQHDYQVIKERVAKKEEQLETVKKELEEEKHDHVVAKNELEEEKHGHVATKMELVAAKQELAKRNKELEVLRKKLKESEPVPSKMVTRLTHKRQMLLQALMCNDADGHRPKKRRSYQHASQDDDLEVIRQS; encoded by the exons ATGGCTGACATCGTTGACGCATTGGTCCTTAAGCTTCAGTCAAAGATATGCTATCATAAGGATGCCAATATCGAGTACCTGGAAATCAAGACAATGGTTGATAAACTCGTAGAAGCGAACAAAAAGCTCAAAGATAAGAAAGTGGACTTTAATGGTGTAATTGATATGGTCATAGAAGAAAAGGAGAAATTGCAGCATGACTATCAAG TGATAAAGGAGCGGGTGGCAAAAAAGGAGGAGCAACTTGAAACTGTAAAGAAGGAACTTGAAGAAGAAAAACATGATCATGTCGTAGCAAAGAATGAGCTTGAGGAAGAAAAACATGGCCATGTGGCAACAAAGATGGAGCTGGTGGCGGCAAAACAAGAACTTGCTAAAAGGAACAAAGAGCTGGAGGTTTTAAGGAAGAAGCTTAAAGAGAGCGAACCAGTACCTTCCAAAATG GTAACAAGATTGACACATAAACGGCAAATGCTGCTCCAAGCCTTGATGTGCAATGATGCGGATGGACATCGCCCAAAGAAACGTAGGTCCTATCAGCATGCAAGCCAAGATGACGACTtggaggtgattaggcaaagctga
- the LOC123407053 gene encoding uncharacterized protein LOC123407053, whose translation MGGDDSGRGSIAFFGTYRPPVPLDIYSCPADPPPSSREDERHLTDGVSYNQNGRAIPAAALKELLTFLGKKNPALAAECGATPDDAEKGRVAGLVFVSERDKGLETLHVALVRPNGEGAVKVLSLGDVYGADTFGGTRLEDSGCVAGGFKVGARAVGHSLVYVSTKEPVTKRRTPWTVVYRTNLADGKTERLTPPGQYDVSPAVSPSGKMVAVANFRGNKWTGEIERLNTDIAVMNVDKTAQGGLRRKVLIRDGGWPTWGSDNVIFFHRGTGESPTNWAVFRYDIATKATVRVTPEAIDAMTPAAISESRVAVATIRQKSRQAAMTTPREEAQYRHIEIFDVASPDRPVQISQKIRPKGDHYNPFVADAGSRIGYHRVRTDDLVIGNNLSAPTKSFDKMHSPHTDVGLFRVSGVFPTISKDGAKLAFVDNEFKAVWLADTQGLRVVYEKRGSNAVFSTAWNQNPDKDTLYVCVGPSFSAAKPLEIYAISNASGPSAGRKVQRLTDGNFNNAFPSSNPQGDKFVFRSTRDGGKEKFHKNLYIMEDAEVGEFSEGTVTRLTDGPWTDTHCSWSPRGDWVVFSSTREMPPSAPEMAFLDAGYFAVYLVKVSDPTAVVRVVQSSATLAGHVNHPIFSPDMRSIVFASDLAAVSNEPISMPVFLHSVRPYGDILSVDLRDSEDIAKNKDIQEFHRITHSRYEYSTPTWTKFATDDPNEQWNMLAAKGSATFRPACPYMYPDGGEGWHMAGHLTIPKRCC comes from the exons ATGGGGGGTGACGACAGCGGCCGTGGCAGCATCGCCTTCTTCGGGACCTACCGCCCGCCGGTGCCACTAGACATCTACTCCTGCCCGGCCGACCCGCCGCCGTCCTCGCGGGAGGACGAGCGGCACCTCACCGACGGCGTTTCGTACAACCAGAACGGCCGGGCCATCCCGGCGGCCGCGCTCAAGGAGCTCCTCACGTTCCTGGGCAAGAAGAACCCTGCGCTCGCCGCCGAGTGCGGCGCCACGCCGGACGACGCCGAGAAGGGCCGCGTCGCCGGCCTCGTCTTCGTCTCCGAGAGGGACAAGGGGCTCGAGACGCTGCACGTGGCCCTTGTGCGCCCCAACGGCGAAGGTGCGGTGAAGGTGCTGAGCCTCGGCGACGTCTACGGCGCCGACACCTTCGGCGGCACGCGGCTGGAGGACAGCGGATGCGTCGCCGGCGGCTTCAAGGTGGGCGCTCGCGCCGTCGGCCACTCGCTCGTATACGTCTCCACCAAGGAGCCGGTGACGAAGCGCCGCACGCCGTGGACCGTGGTGTACCGGACCAACCTCGCCGACGGCAAGACCGAGCGCCTCACCCCGCCAGGCCAGTACGACGTGAGCCCCGCCGTGTCGCCGTCGGGCAAGATGGTGGCGGTGGCCAACTTCCGAGGGAACAAGTGGACGGGCGAGATCGAGCGCCTCAACACCGACATCGCCGTCATGAACGTGGACAAGACGGCGCAGGGCGGCCTGCGCCGCAAGGTCCTCATCCGGGACGGAGGCTGGCCGACGTGGGGCAGCGACAACGTCATCTTCTTCCACCGTGGGACCGGGGAGTCCCCCACGAACTGGGCCGTCTTCCGGTACGACATCGCCACCAAGGCCACCGTCCGGGTGACGCCGGAGGCCATTGACGCCATGACTCCGGCAGCCATCAGCGAGAGCAGGGTGGCCGTGGCCACCATCCGCCAAAAGTCTAGGCAGGCCGCCATGACCACGCCGCGAGAAGAGGCGCAGTACCGTCACATCGAGATCTTCGACGTCGCCTCGCCGGACCGGCCCGTGCAGATCAGCCAGAAAATCAGACCCAAGGGCGATCACTACAACCCTTTCGTCGCCGACGCCGGGAGCCGCATCGGCTACCATCGCGTCAGAACCGATGATCTCGTCATTGGG AACAATCTTTCTGCCCCTACCAAGAGCTTCGACAAGATGCACTCCCCACACACAGACGTGGGATTGTTCAGAGTGTCGGGTgtgttcccaaccatttccaaggatgGCGCCAAGCTTGCCTTCGTCGACAATGAGTTCAAGGCTGTATGGCTTGCCGATACCCAAGGCTTGCGCGTCGTCTACGAG AAGCGGGGCTCCAACGCCGTCTTCTCGACGGCGTGGAACCAGAACCCCGACAAGGACACGCTGTACGTGTGCGTGGGTCCGTCCTTCTCCGCCGCCAAGCCGCTGGAGATCTACGCCATCTCCAACGCGTCGGGGCCGTCCGCCGGCCGGAAGGTGCAGCGCCTCACCGACGGCAACTTCAACAACGCCTTCCCGTCCAGCAACCCGCAGGGGGACAAGTTTGTTTTCCGGTCGACGAGGGACGGCGGCAAGGAAAAGTTCCACAAGAACCTCTACATCATGGAGGACGCCGAGGTCGGGGAGTTCAGCGAAGGTACGGTGACGCGGCTCACCGACGGGCCGTGGACCGACACCCACTGCAGCTGGTCGCCCAGGGGGGACTGGGTCGTCTTCTCCTCCACGCGAGAGATGCCGCCCAGCGCGCCGGAGATGGCCTTCCTCGACGCCGGCTACTTCGCCGTCTACCTGGTGAAGGTCAGCGACCCCACGGCGGTGGTGCGGGTGGTGCAGAGCTCGGCGACCCTCGCGGGGCACGTCAACCACCCCATCTTCAGCCCTGACATGAGGAGCATCGTCTTCGCGTCCGACCTCGCCGCCGTCTCCAACGAGCCCATCTCCATGCCCGTCTTCCTCCACTCCGTCAGGCCCTACGGAGACATCCTCTCCGTCGACCTCCGCGACTCGGAGGACATCGCCAAGAACAAGGACATCCAGGAGTTCCACCGCATCACCCACAGCCGCTACGAGTACTCCACCCCGACGTGGACCAAGTTCGCCACCGACGACCCCAACGAGCAGTGGAACATGCTCGCCGCCAAGGGCAGCGCCACCTTCCGGCCGGCGTGCCCCTACATGTACCCGGACGGAGGAGAGGGGTGGCACATGGCCGGCCACCTCACCATCCCAAAGAGATGCTGCTag